A genomic region of Falco rusticolus isolate bFalRus1 chromosome 20, bFalRus1.pri, whole genome shotgun sequence contains the following coding sequences:
- the ENTPD4 gene encoding ectonucleoside triphosphate diphosphohydrolase 4 isoform X1, whose amino-acid sequence MCLVSLRISISCLLPASWHFSISPVGCPRILNTTLRQIVVIGILAAAVSLLYYSLVVIRNKYGRAYRDKRFHRYLARVTDTEATDTNNPNLNYGIVVDCGSSGSRIFVYCWPRHNGNPHDLLDIKQMRDKNRKPVVMKIKPGISEFASSPEKVSDYISPLLSFAAQHVPRAKHKETPLYILCTAGMRILPESQQKAILEDLLTDIPVHFDFLFSDSHAEVISGKQEGVYAWIGINFVLGRFEHTDDEDEAIVEVHVPGSENKEAIFRKRTVGILDMGGVSTQIAYEVPKTVSFASSQQEEVAKNLLAEFNLGCDAHQTEHVYRVYVATFLGFGGNAARQRYEDSLFTSTVLKNRLLGKQTGMTSDSPYLDPCLPLDAQDEIQQNGQIMYLRGTGDFNLCREIIQPFMNKTNETQTSLNGVYQPAVHFQNSEFYGFSEFYYCTEDVLRMGGDYNAAKFTKAAKDYCATKWSVLRERFDRGLYASHADLHRLKYQCFKSAWMYEVFHSGFSFPVSYSNLKTALQVYDKEVQWTLGAILYRTRFLPLRDIQQENFRGSHSHWRSFSFVYNHYLFFVCFLIVLLSILLYLLRLRRIHRRMLRNSSSTSLWIEEGLPPQKIAGP is encoded by the exons ATGTGCCTTGTCAGTCTGAG GATCAGCATCTCCTGTTTGCTTCCTGCTTCTTGGCACTTCAGCATCTCTCCGGTAGGATGTCCACGTATTCTCAACACCACTTTGCGACAGATCGTTGTGATAGGAatacttgctgctgctgtctctttGCTTTACTACTCTCTAGTAGTCATCCGCAATAAGTATGGGCGTGCATACAGGGACAAAAGGTTCCACAG ATATCTTGCCCGAGTAACTGACACTGAAGCTACAGATACAAACAACCCCAATCTGAACTATGGCATCGTTGTGGACTGTGGCAGCAGTGGCTCTAGGATTTTTGTGTATTGTTGGCCAAGGCACAACGGTAATCCACATGACCTGTTGGACATCAAACAGATGAGGGACAAAAACAGAAAGCCAGTGGttatgaaaattaaaccag GCATTTCGGAGTTTGCCAGCTCTCCTGAAAAGGTCAGTGATTATATTTCTCCACTTCTGAGCTTCGCTGCCCAACATGTGCCACGTGCAAAACACAAAGAGACTCCTCTTTATATTCTGTGTACCGCGGGAATGAGGATTCTGCCGGAAAG CCAGCAGAAGGCAATACTTGAAGATCTGCTCACTGATATTCCtgtgcattttgattttctgttttcgGACTCACATGCAGAGGTTATTTCAGGGAAACAGGAAG GAGTATATGCATGGATTGGCATCAACTTTGTTCTTGGAAGATTTGAACATACAGATGATG AGGATGAAGCGATTGTGGAGGTGCATGTCCCGGGCAGCGAAAACAAAGAGGCCATCTTTCGTAAGAGGACAGTGGGTATTCTTGACATGGGCGGAGTGTCGACTCAGATAGCGTACGAAGTCCCTAAAACTGTAAGCTTTGCCTCTTCGCAGCAG GAAGAAGTAGCCAAAAACTTACTTGCAGAATTCAATTTAGGCTGCGATGCTCATCAAACCGAGCATGTGTACAGAGTCTACGTTGCAACGTTCCTTGGCTTTGGAGGAAACGCAGCACGCCAGAGATATGAAGACAGTCTATTTACCAGTACAGTGCTGAAAAACAG GCTGCTGGGCAAACAGACTGGAATGACTTCTGATTCACCCTACCTTGATCCTTGCCTGCCCCTGGATGCTCAGGATGAGATCCAGCAGAACGGACAGATAATGTATTTGCGGGGAACAGGAGACTTCAATTTGTGTCGTGAAATTATTCAACCGTTCATGAATAAGACTAATGAAACGCAGACATCTCTTAATGGTGTCTATCAGCCTGCTGTGCACTTTCAGAACAGTGAATTCTATGGTTTCTCAGAGTTCTACTACTGCACCGAGGACGTGTTACGCATGGGAGGAGATTACAATGCTGCTAAATTTACTAAAGCCGCAAAG gatTATTGTGCCACTAAGTGGTCTGTCCTACGGGAACGTTTTGACCGTGGTCTTTATGCATCACATGCTGATCTCCACAGATTGAA GTACCAGTGTTTTAAGTCTGCCTGGATGTATGAAGTATTTCACAGtggcttctcttttcctgtgaGTTACAGCAATttgaaaacagctctgcaggttTATGATAAAGAGGTGCAATGGACCTTGGGAGCCATACTTTACCGAACACGGTTTTTACCTTTAAG AGACATCCAGCAAGAAAACTTCCGTGGAAGTCACTCCCACTGGAGGAGCTTCTCCTTTGTTTACAATCACTAtttgttttttgtctgtttcctGATTGTGCTGCTCTCCATCCTGCTCTACCTGCTAAGGCTCAGACGGATCCACAGGCGAATGTTGCGTAACAGCTCGTCTACTTCCCTATGGATTGAGGAAGGCCTCCCACCACAGAAGATTGCAGGACCCTGA
- the ENTPD4 gene encoding ectonucleoside triphosphate diphosphohydrolase 4 isoform X2, producing the protein MGRISISCLLPASWHFSISPVGCPRILNTTLRQIVVIGILAAAVSLLYYSLVVIRNKYGRAYRDKRFHRYLARVTDTEATDTNNPNLNYGIVVDCGSSGSRIFVYCWPRHNGNPHDLLDIKQMRDKNRKPVVMKIKPGISEFASSPEKVSDYISPLLSFAAQHVPRAKHKETPLYILCTAGMRILPESQQKAILEDLLTDIPVHFDFLFSDSHAEVISGKQEGVYAWIGINFVLGRFEHTDDEDEAIVEVHVPGSENKEAIFRKRTVGILDMGGVSTQIAYEVPKTVSFASSQQEEVAKNLLAEFNLGCDAHQTEHVYRVYVATFLGFGGNAARQRYEDSLFTSTVLKNRLLGKQTGMTSDSPYLDPCLPLDAQDEIQQNGQIMYLRGTGDFNLCREIIQPFMNKTNETQTSLNGVYQPAVHFQNSEFYGFSEFYYCTEDVLRMGGDYNAAKFTKAAKDYCATKWSVLRERFDRGLYASHADLHRLKYQCFKSAWMYEVFHSGFSFPVSYSNLKTALQVYDKEVQWTLGAILYRTRFLPLRDIQQENFRGSHSHWRSFSFVYNHYLFFVCFLIVLLSILLYLLRLRRIHRRMLRNSSSTSLWIEEGLPPQKIAGP; encoded by the exons ATGGGGAG GATCAGCATCTCCTGTTTGCTTCCTGCTTCTTGGCACTTCAGCATCTCTCCGGTAGGATGTCCACGTATTCTCAACACCACTTTGCGACAGATCGTTGTGATAGGAatacttgctgctgctgtctctttGCTTTACTACTCTCTAGTAGTCATCCGCAATAAGTATGGGCGTGCATACAGGGACAAAAGGTTCCACAG ATATCTTGCCCGAGTAACTGACACTGAAGCTACAGATACAAACAACCCCAATCTGAACTATGGCATCGTTGTGGACTGTGGCAGCAGTGGCTCTAGGATTTTTGTGTATTGTTGGCCAAGGCACAACGGTAATCCACATGACCTGTTGGACATCAAACAGATGAGGGACAAAAACAGAAAGCCAGTGGttatgaaaattaaaccag GCATTTCGGAGTTTGCCAGCTCTCCTGAAAAGGTCAGTGATTATATTTCTCCACTTCTGAGCTTCGCTGCCCAACATGTGCCACGTGCAAAACACAAAGAGACTCCTCTTTATATTCTGTGTACCGCGGGAATGAGGATTCTGCCGGAAAG CCAGCAGAAGGCAATACTTGAAGATCTGCTCACTGATATTCCtgtgcattttgattttctgttttcgGACTCACATGCAGAGGTTATTTCAGGGAAACAGGAAG GAGTATATGCATGGATTGGCATCAACTTTGTTCTTGGAAGATTTGAACATACAGATGATG AGGATGAAGCGATTGTGGAGGTGCATGTCCCGGGCAGCGAAAACAAAGAGGCCATCTTTCGTAAGAGGACAGTGGGTATTCTTGACATGGGCGGAGTGTCGACTCAGATAGCGTACGAAGTCCCTAAAACTGTAAGCTTTGCCTCTTCGCAGCAG GAAGAAGTAGCCAAAAACTTACTTGCAGAATTCAATTTAGGCTGCGATGCTCATCAAACCGAGCATGTGTACAGAGTCTACGTTGCAACGTTCCTTGGCTTTGGAGGAAACGCAGCACGCCAGAGATATGAAGACAGTCTATTTACCAGTACAGTGCTGAAAAACAG GCTGCTGGGCAAACAGACTGGAATGACTTCTGATTCACCCTACCTTGATCCTTGCCTGCCCCTGGATGCTCAGGATGAGATCCAGCAGAACGGACAGATAATGTATTTGCGGGGAACAGGAGACTTCAATTTGTGTCGTGAAATTATTCAACCGTTCATGAATAAGACTAATGAAACGCAGACATCTCTTAATGGTGTCTATCAGCCTGCTGTGCACTTTCAGAACAGTGAATTCTATGGTTTCTCAGAGTTCTACTACTGCACCGAGGACGTGTTACGCATGGGAGGAGATTACAATGCTGCTAAATTTACTAAAGCCGCAAAG gatTATTGTGCCACTAAGTGGTCTGTCCTACGGGAACGTTTTGACCGTGGTCTTTATGCATCACATGCTGATCTCCACAGATTGAA GTACCAGTGTTTTAAGTCTGCCTGGATGTATGAAGTATTTCACAGtggcttctcttttcctgtgaGTTACAGCAATttgaaaacagctctgcaggttTATGATAAAGAGGTGCAATGGACCTTGGGAGCCATACTTTACCGAACACGGTTTTTACCTTTAAG AGACATCCAGCAAGAAAACTTCCGTGGAAGTCACTCCCACTGGAGGAGCTTCTCCTTTGTTTACAATCACTAtttgttttttgtctgtttcctGATTGTGCTGCTCTCCATCCTGCTCTACCTGCTAAGGCTCAGACGGATCCACAGGCGAATGTTGCGTAACAGCTCGTCTACTTCCCTATGGATTGAGGAAGGCCTCCCACCACAGAAGATTGCAGGACCCTGA
- the ENTPD4 gene encoding ectonucleoside triphosphate diphosphohydrolase 4 isoform X5: MFEHQLVFLSAGHNPKWGGSASPVCFLLLGTSASLRYLARVTDTEATDTNNPNLNYGIVVDCGSSGSRIFVYCWPRHNGNPHDLLDIKQMRDKNRKPVVMKIKPGISEFASSPEKVSDYISPLLSFAAQHVPRAKHKETPLYILCTAGMRILPESQQKAILEDLLTDIPVHFDFLFSDSHAEVISGKQEGVYAWIGINFVLGRFEHTDDEDEAIVEVHVPGSENKEAIFRKRTVGILDMGGVSTQIAYEVPKTVSFASSQQEEVAKNLLAEFNLGCDAHQTEHVYRVYVATFLGFGGNAARQRYEDSLFTSTVLKNRLLGKQTGMTSDSPYLDPCLPLDAQDEIQQNGQIMYLRGTGDFNLCREIIQPFMNKTNETQTSLNGVYQPAVHFQNSEFYGFSEFYYCTEDVLRMGGDYNAAKFTKAAKDYCATKWSVLRERFDRGLYASHADLHRLKYQCFKSAWMYEVFHSGFSFPVSYSNLKTALQVYDKEVQWTLGAILYRTRFLPLRDIQQENFRGSHSHWRSFSFVYNHYLFFVCFLIVLLSILLYLLRLRRIHRRMLRNSSSTSLWIEEGLPPQKIAGP, encoded by the exons ATGTTTGAACACCAGCTGgtctttctctctgctggtcATAACCCAAAATGGGGAG GATCAGCATCTCCTGTTTGCTTCCTGCTTCTTGGCACTTCAGCATCTCTCCG ATATCTTGCCCGAGTAACTGACACTGAAGCTACAGATACAAACAACCCCAATCTGAACTATGGCATCGTTGTGGACTGTGGCAGCAGTGGCTCTAGGATTTTTGTGTATTGTTGGCCAAGGCACAACGGTAATCCACATGACCTGTTGGACATCAAACAGATGAGGGACAAAAACAGAAAGCCAGTGGttatgaaaattaaaccag GCATTTCGGAGTTTGCCAGCTCTCCTGAAAAGGTCAGTGATTATATTTCTCCACTTCTGAGCTTCGCTGCCCAACATGTGCCACGTGCAAAACACAAAGAGACTCCTCTTTATATTCTGTGTACCGCGGGAATGAGGATTCTGCCGGAAAG CCAGCAGAAGGCAATACTTGAAGATCTGCTCACTGATATTCCtgtgcattttgattttctgttttcgGACTCACATGCAGAGGTTATTTCAGGGAAACAGGAAG GAGTATATGCATGGATTGGCATCAACTTTGTTCTTGGAAGATTTGAACATACAGATGATG AGGATGAAGCGATTGTGGAGGTGCATGTCCCGGGCAGCGAAAACAAAGAGGCCATCTTTCGTAAGAGGACAGTGGGTATTCTTGACATGGGCGGAGTGTCGACTCAGATAGCGTACGAAGTCCCTAAAACTGTAAGCTTTGCCTCTTCGCAGCAG GAAGAAGTAGCCAAAAACTTACTTGCAGAATTCAATTTAGGCTGCGATGCTCATCAAACCGAGCATGTGTACAGAGTCTACGTTGCAACGTTCCTTGGCTTTGGAGGAAACGCAGCACGCCAGAGATATGAAGACAGTCTATTTACCAGTACAGTGCTGAAAAACAG GCTGCTGGGCAAACAGACTGGAATGACTTCTGATTCACCCTACCTTGATCCTTGCCTGCCCCTGGATGCTCAGGATGAGATCCAGCAGAACGGACAGATAATGTATTTGCGGGGAACAGGAGACTTCAATTTGTGTCGTGAAATTATTCAACCGTTCATGAATAAGACTAATGAAACGCAGACATCTCTTAATGGTGTCTATCAGCCTGCTGTGCACTTTCAGAACAGTGAATTCTATGGTTTCTCAGAGTTCTACTACTGCACCGAGGACGTGTTACGCATGGGAGGAGATTACAATGCTGCTAAATTTACTAAAGCCGCAAAG gatTATTGTGCCACTAAGTGGTCTGTCCTACGGGAACGTTTTGACCGTGGTCTTTATGCATCACATGCTGATCTCCACAGATTGAA GTACCAGTGTTTTAAGTCTGCCTGGATGTATGAAGTATTTCACAGtggcttctcttttcctgtgaGTTACAGCAATttgaaaacagctctgcaggttTATGATAAAGAGGTGCAATGGACCTTGGGAGCCATACTTTACCGAACACGGTTTTTACCTTTAAG AGACATCCAGCAAGAAAACTTCCGTGGAAGTCACTCCCACTGGAGGAGCTTCTCCTTTGTTTACAATCACTAtttgttttttgtctgtttcctGATTGTGCTGCTCTCCATCCTGCTCTACCTGCTAAGGCTCAGACGGATCCACAGGCGAATGTTGCGTAACAGCTCGTCTACTTCCCTATGGATTGAGGAAGGCCTCCCACCACAGAAGATTGCAGGACCCTGA
- the ENTPD4 gene encoding ectonucleoside triphosphate diphosphohydrolase 4 isoform X3 encodes MCLVSLRISISCLLPASWHFSISPVGCPRILNTTLRQIVVIGILAAAVSLLYYSLVVIRNKYGRAYRDKRFHRYLARVTDTEATDTNNPNLNYGIVVDCGSSGSRIFVYCWPRHNGNPHDLLDIKQMRDKNRKPVVMKIKPGISEFASSPEKVSDYISPLLSFAAQHVPRAKHKETPLYILCTAGMRILPESQQKAILEDLLTDIPVHFDFLFSDSHAEVISGKQEGVYAWIGINFVLGRFEHTDDEDEAIVEVHVPGSENKEAIFRKRTVGILDMGGVSTQIAYEVPKTEEVAKNLLAEFNLGCDAHQTEHVYRVYVATFLGFGGNAARQRYEDSLFTSTVLKNRLLGKQTGMTSDSPYLDPCLPLDAQDEIQQNGQIMYLRGTGDFNLCREIIQPFMNKTNETQTSLNGVYQPAVHFQNSEFYGFSEFYYCTEDVLRMGGDYNAAKFTKAAKDYCATKWSVLRERFDRGLYASHADLHRLKYQCFKSAWMYEVFHSGFSFPVSYSNLKTALQVYDKEVQWTLGAILYRTRFLPLRDIQQENFRGSHSHWRSFSFVYNHYLFFVCFLIVLLSILLYLLRLRRIHRRMLRNSSSTSLWIEEGLPPQKIAGP; translated from the exons ATGTGCCTTGTCAGTCTGAG GATCAGCATCTCCTGTTTGCTTCCTGCTTCTTGGCACTTCAGCATCTCTCCGGTAGGATGTCCACGTATTCTCAACACCACTTTGCGACAGATCGTTGTGATAGGAatacttgctgctgctgtctctttGCTTTACTACTCTCTAGTAGTCATCCGCAATAAGTATGGGCGTGCATACAGGGACAAAAGGTTCCACAG ATATCTTGCCCGAGTAACTGACACTGAAGCTACAGATACAAACAACCCCAATCTGAACTATGGCATCGTTGTGGACTGTGGCAGCAGTGGCTCTAGGATTTTTGTGTATTGTTGGCCAAGGCACAACGGTAATCCACATGACCTGTTGGACATCAAACAGATGAGGGACAAAAACAGAAAGCCAGTGGttatgaaaattaaaccag GCATTTCGGAGTTTGCCAGCTCTCCTGAAAAGGTCAGTGATTATATTTCTCCACTTCTGAGCTTCGCTGCCCAACATGTGCCACGTGCAAAACACAAAGAGACTCCTCTTTATATTCTGTGTACCGCGGGAATGAGGATTCTGCCGGAAAG CCAGCAGAAGGCAATACTTGAAGATCTGCTCACTGATATTCCtgtgcattttgattttctgttttcgGACTCACATGCAGAGGTTATTTCAGGGAAACAGGAAG GAGTATATGCATGGATTGGCATCAACTTTGTTCTTGGAAGATTTGAACATACAGATGATG AGGATGAAGCGATTGTGGAGGTGCATGTCCCGGGCAGCGAAAACAAAGAGGCCATCTTTCGTAAGAGGACAGTGGGTATTCTTGACATGGGCGGAGTGTCGACTCAGATAGCGTACGAAGTCCCTAAAACT GAAGAAGTAGCCAAAAACTTACTTGCAGAATTCAATTTAGGCTGCGATGCTCATCAAACCGAGCATGTGTACAGAGTCTACGTTGCAACGTTCCTTGGCTTTGGAGGAAACGCAGCACGCCAGAGATATGAAGACAGTCTATTTACCAGTACAGTGCTGAAAAACAG GCTGCTGGGCAAACAGACTGGAATGACTTCTGATTCACCCTACCTTGATCCTTGCCTGCCCCTGGATGCTCAGGATGAGATCCAGCAGAACGGACAGATAATGTATTTGCGGGGAACAGGAGACTTCAATTTGTGTCGTGAAATTATTCAACCGTTCATGAATAAGACTAATGAAACGCAGACATCTCTTAATGGTGTCTATCAGCCTGCTGTGCACTTTCAGAACAGTGAATTCTATGGTTTCTCAGAGTTCTACTACTGCACCGAGGACGTGTTACGCATGGGAGGAGATTACAATGCTGCTAAATTTACTAAAGCCGCAAAG gatTATTGTGCCACTAAGTGGTCTGTCCTACGGGAACGTTTTGACCGTGGTCTTTATGCATCACATGCTGATCTCCACAGATTGAA GTACCAGTGTTTTAAGTCTGCCTGGATGTATGAAGTATTTCACAGtggcttctcttttcctgtgaGTTACAGCAATttgaaaacagctctgcaggttTATGATAAAGAGGTGCAATGGACCTTGGGAGCCATACTTTACCGAACACGGTTTTTACCTTTAAG AGACATCCAGCAAGAAAACTTCCGTGGAAGTCACTCCCACTGGAGGAGCTTCTCCTTTGTTTACAATCACTAtttgttttttgtctgtttcctGATTGTGCTGCTCTCCATCCTGCTCTACCTGCTAAGGCTCAGACGGATCCACAGGCGAATGTTGCGTAACAGCTCGTCTACTTCCCTATGGATTGAGGAAGGCCTCCCACCACAGAAGATTGCAGGACCCTGA
- the ENTPD4 gene encoding ectonucleoside triphosphate diphosphohydrolase 4 isoform X6 yields the protein MCLVSLRISISCLLPASWHFSISPVGCPRILNTTLRQIVVIGILAAAVSLLYYSLVVIRNKYGRAYRDKRFHRYLARVTDTEATDTNNPNLNYGIVVDCGSSGSRIFVYCWPRHNGNPHDLLDIKQMRDKNRKPVVMKIKPGISEFASSPEKVSDYISPLLSFAAQHVPRAKHKETPLYILCTAGMRILPESQQKAILEDLLTDIPVHFDFLFSDSHAEVISGKQEGVYAWIGINFVLGRFEHTDDEDEAIVEVHVPGSENKEAIFRKRTVGILDMGGVSTQIAYEVPKTVSFASSQQEEVAKNLLAEFNLGCDAHQTEHVYRVYVATFLGFGGNAARQRYEDSLFTSTVLKNRLLGKQTGMTSDSPYLDPCLPLDAQDEIQQNGQIMYLRGTGDFNLCREIIQPFMNKTNETQTSLNGVYQPAVHFQNSEFYGFSEFYYCTEDVLRMGGDYNAAKFTKAAKDYCATKWSVLRERFDRGLYASHADLHRLKYQCFKSAWMYEVFHSGFSFPRHPARKLPWKSLPLEELLLCLQSLFVFCLFPDCAALHPALPAKAQTDPQANVA from the exons ATGTGCCTTGTCAGTCTGAG GATCAGCATCTCCTGTTTGCTTCCTGCTTCTTGGCACTTCAGCATCTCTCCGGTAGGATGTCCACGTATTCTCAACACCACTTTGCGACAGATCGTTGTGATAGGAatacttgctgctgctgtctctttGCTTTACTACTCTCTAGTAGTCATCCGCAATAAGTATGGGCGTGCATACAGGGACAAAAGGTTCCACAG ATATCTTGCCCGAGTAACTGACACTGAAGCTACAGATACAAACAACCCCAATCTGAACTATGGCATCGTTGTGGACTGTGGCAGCAGTGGCTCTAGGATTTTTGTGTATTGTTGGCCAAGGCACAACGGTAATCCACATGACCTGTTGGACATCAAACAGATGAGGGACAAAAACAGAAAGCCAGTGGttatgaaaattaaaccag GCATTTCGGAGTTTGCCAGCTCTCCTGAAAAGGTCAGTGATTATATTTCTCCACTTCTGAGCTTCGCTGCCCAACATGTGCCACGTGCAAAACACAAAGAGACTCCTCTTTATATTCTGTGTACCGCGGGAATGAGGATTCTGCCGGAAAG CCAGCAGAAGGCAATACTTGAAGATCTGCTCACTGATATTCCtgtgcattttgattttctgttttcgGACTCACATGCAGAGGTTATTTCAGGGAAACAGGAAG GAGTATATGCATGGATTGGCATCAACTTTGTTCTTGGAAGATTTGAACATACAGATGATG AGGATGAAGCGATTGTGGAGGTGCATGTCCCGGGCAGCGAAAACAAAGAGGCCATCTTTCGTAAGAGGACAGTGGGTATTCTTGACATGGGCGGAGTGTCGACTCAGATAGCGTACGAAGTCCCTAAAACTGTAAGCTTTGCCTCTTCGCAGCAG GAAGAAGTAGCCAAAAACTTACTTGCAGAATTCAATTTAGGCTGCGATGCTCATCAAACCGAGCATGTGTACAGAGTCTACGTTGCAACGTTCCTTGGCTTTGGAGGAAACGCAGCACGCCAGAGATATGAAGACAGTCTATTTACCAGTACAGTGCTGAAAAACAG GCTGCTGGGCAAACAGACTGGAATGACTTCTGATTCACCCTACCTTGATCCTTGCCTGCCCCTGGATGCTCAGGATGAGATCCAGCAGAACGGACAGATAATGTATTTGCGGGGAACAGGAGACTTCAATTTGTGTCGTGAAATTATTCAACCGTTCATGAATAAGACTAATGAAACGCAGACATCTCTTAATGGTGTCTATCAGCCTGCTGTGCACTTTCAGAACAGTGAATTCTATGGTTTCTCAGAGTTCTACTACTGCACCGAGGACGTGTTACGCATGGGAGGAGATTACAATGCTGCTAAATTTACTAAAGCCGCAAAG gatTATTGTGCCACTAAGTGGTCTGTCCTACGGGAACGTTTTGACCGTGGTCTTTATGCATCACATGCTGATCTCCACAGATTGAA GTACCAGTGTTTTAAGTCTGCCTGGATGTATGAAGTATTTCACAGtggcttctcttttcct AGACATCCAGCAAGAAAACTTCCGTGGAAGTCACTCCCACTGGAGGAGCTTCTCCTTTGTTTACAATCACTAtttgttttttgtctgtttcctGATTGTGCTGCTCTCCATCCTGCTCTACCTGCTAAGGCTCAGACGGATCCACAGGCGAATGTTGCGTAA
- the ENTPD4 gene encoding ectonucleoside triphosphate diphosphohydrolase 4 isoform X4, whose translation MGRISISCLLPASWHFSISPVGCPRILNTTLRQIVVIGILAAAVSLLYYSLVVIRNKYGRAYRDKRFHRYLARVTDTEATDTNNPNLNYGIVVDCGSSGSRIFVYCWPRHNGNPHDLLDIKQMRDKNRKPVVMKIKPGISEFASSPEKVSDYISPLLSFAAQHVPRAKHKETPLYILCTAGMRILPESQQKAILEDLLTDIPVHFDFLFSDSHAEVISGKQEGVYAWIGINFVLGRFEHTDDEDEAIVEVHVPGSENKEAIFRKRTVGILDMGGVSTQIAYEVPKTEEVAKNLLAEFNLGCDAHQTEHVYRVYVATFLGFGGNAARQRYEDSLFTSTVLKNRLLGKQTGMTSDSPYLDPCLPLDAQDEIQQNGQIMYLRGTGDFNLCREIIQPFMNKTNETQTSLNGVYQPAVHFQNSEFYGFSEFYYCTEDVLRMGGDYNAAKFTKAAKDYCATKWSVLRERFDRGLYASHADLHRLKYQCFKSAWMYEVFHSGFSFPVSYSNLKTALQVYDKEVQWTLGAILYRTRFLPLRDIQQENFRGSHSHWRSFSFVYNHYLFFVCFLIVLLSILLYLLRLRRIHRRMLRNSSSTSLWIEEGLPPQKIAGP comes from the exons ATGGGGAG GATCAGCATCTCCTGTTTGCTTCCTGCTTCTTGGCACTTCAGCATCTCTCCGGTAGGATGTCCACGTATTCTCAACACCACTTTGCGACAGATCGTTGTGATAGGAatacttgctgctgctgtctctttGCTTTACTACTCTCTAGTAGTCATCCGCAATAAGTATGGGCGTGCATACAGGGACAAAAGGTTCCACAG ATATCTTGCCCGAGTAACTGACACTGAAGCTACAGATACAAACAACCCCAATCTGAACTATGGCATCGTTGTGGACTGTGGCAGCAGTGGCTCTAGGATTTTTGTGTATTGTTGGCCAAGGCACAACGGTAATCCACATGACCTGTTGGACATCAAACAGATGAGGGACAAAAACAGAAAGCCAGTGGttatgaaaattaaaccag GCATTTCGGAGTTTGCCAGCTCTCCTGAAAAGGTCAGTGATTATATTTCTCCACTTCTGAGCTTCGCTGCCCAACATGTGCCACGTGCAAAACACAAAGAGACTCCTCTTTATATTCTGTGTACCGCGGGAATGAGGATTCTGCCGGAAAG CCAGCAGAAGGCAATACTTGAAGATCTGCTCACTGATATTCCtgtgcattttgattttctgttttcgGACTCACATGCAGAGGTTATTTCAGGGAAACAGGAAG GAGTATATGCATGGATTGGCATCAACTTTGTTCTTGGAAGATTTGAACATACAGATGATG AGGATGAAGCGATTGTGGAGGTGCATGTCCCGGGCAGCGAAAACAAAGAGGCCATCTTTCGTAAGAGGACAGTGGGTATTCTTGACATGGGCGGAGTGTCGACTCAGATAGCGTACGAAGTCCCTAAAACT GAAGAAGTAGCCAAAAACTTACTTGCAGAATTCAATTTAGGCTGCGATGCTCATCAAACCGAGCATGTGTACAGAGTCTACGTTGCAACGTTCCTTGGCTTTGGAGGAAACGCAGCACGCCAGAGATATGAAGACAGTCTATTTACCAGTACAGTGCTGAAAAACAG GCTGCTGGGCAAACAGACTGGAATGACTTCTGATTCACCCTACCTTGATCCTTGCCTGCCCCTGGATGCTCAGGATGAGATCCAGCAGAACGGACAGATAATGTATTTGCGGGGAACAGGAGACTTCAATTTGTGTCGTGAAATTATTCAACCGTTCATGAATAAGACTAATGAAACGCAGACATCTCTTAATGGTGTCTATCAGCCTGCTGTGCACTTTCAGAACAGTGAATTCTATGGTTTCTCAGAGTTCTACTACTGCACCGAGGACGTGTTACGCATGGGAGGAGATTACAATGCTGCTAAATTTACTAAAGCCGCAAAG gatTATTGTGCCACTAAGTGGTCTGTCCTACGGGAACGTTTTGACCGTGGTCTTTATGCATCACATGCTGATCTCCACAGATTGAA GTACCAGTGTTTTAAGTCTGCCTGGATGTATGAAGTATTTCACAGtggcttctcttttcctgtgaGTTACAGCAATttgaaaacagctctgcaggttTATGATAAAGAGGTGCAATGGACCTTGGGAGCCATACTTTACCGAACACGGTTTTTACCTTTAAG AGACATCCAGCAAGAAAACTTCCGTGGAAGTCACTCCCACTGGAGGAGCTTCTCCTTTGTTTACAATCACTAtttgttttttgtctgtttcctGATTGTGCTGCTCTCCATCCTGCTCTACCTGCTAAGGCTCAGACGGATCCACAGGCGAATGTTGCGTAACAGCTCGTCTACTTCCCTATGGATTGAGGAAGGCCTCCCACCACAGAAGATTGCAGGACCCTGA